One window of Mauremys reevesii isolate NIE-2019 linkage group 4, ASM1616193v1, whole genome shotgun sequence genomic DNA carries:
- the LOC120404665 gene encoding uncharacterized protein LOC120404665 isoform X2, with amino-acid sequence MGSEGTHPVELMAEDFPRKMVVLKFEDGMHEIHPYNASGAGGNEALSSVPLQFILTVEKPVEDCAFGIRRPIFISPTPGDGDRISVLPYEDVSFTVMAVSTRERMADLQVLGPYGLRTLGPWMADDLCTVSVNITWESRNPARSHQVPVCFVASTLSGLQSELRCIWIVQKAADYSQVTGVFVTCDVKLCRSLNRSRLCPSGCRSFKSNDSPWKILETKIHRITAGPIQITKGPSNERETGYQNKPTVSTLVLRRGLEHFTRVPTTLP; translated from the exons ATGGGCTCCGAAGGCACCCACCCAGTGGAGCTGATGGCGGAGGATTTCCCCAGGAAAATGGTGGTCCTGAAGTTTGAGGATGGGATGCATGAGATTCATCCATACAATGCTTCAGGAGCGGGTGGGAACGAAGCCCTGAGTTCTGTCCCACTTCAGTTCATCTTAACAG TGGAGAAGCCAGTAGAGGATTGTGCCTTTGGAATTAGAAGGCCGATATTTATCAGCCCTACCCCAGGCGATGGGGACAGGATCAGTGTGCTGCCCTACGAGGACGTTTCCTTCACAGTGATGGCTGTCAGCACAAGAGAAAG GATGGCGGACTTGCAGGTTCTGGGTCCTTACGGGCTACGCACATTGGGTCCGTGGATGGCAGATGATCTCTGCACTGTCTCTGTGAATATCACCTGGGAGAGCAGGAACCCTGCAAGATCGCACCAGGTTCCTGTATGTTTTGTGGCCAGCACATTGTCCGG GTTACAGTCTGAGCTCAGATGCATTTGGATTGTGCAGA AAGCTGCTGATTACTCACAGGTCACAG GGGTGTTTGTAACTTGCGACGTGAAGCTGTGCCGCAGCTTGAACAGGTCCAGGCTATGCCCTTCAGGGTGCAGGTCCTTCAAAAGCAACGATTCGCCATGGAAGATACTAGAAACAAAGATCCATCGGATCACCGCTGGGCCAATCCAGATCACCAAGGGCCCTTCCAACG agagagagacagggtaTCAAAATAAACCAACGGTTAGCACTTTGGTGCTTAGAAGAGGTTTAGAACATTTCACAAGG gTACCAACTACGCTGCCTTAG
- the LOC120404665 gene encoding uncharacterized protein LOC120404665 isoform X1 — MGSEGTHPVELMAEDFPRKMVVLKFEDGMHEIHPYNASGAGGNEALSSVPLQFILTVEKPVEDCAFGIRRPIFISPTPGDGDRISVLPYEDVSFTVMAVSTRERMADLQVLGPYGLRTLGPWMADDLCTVSVNITWESRNPARSHQVPVCFVASTLSGLQSELRCIWIVQKAADYSQVTGVFVTCDVKLCRSLNRSRLCPSGCRSFKSNDSPWKILETKIHRITAGPIQITKGPSNGTNYAALVVGIVLGCTVVCIVFLLLKKSFVGVPYRNVSLRI; from the exons ATGGGCTCCGAAGGCACCCACCCAGTGGAGCTGATGGCGGAGGATTTCCCCAGGAAAATGGTGGTCCTGAAGTTTGAGGATGGGATGCATGAGATTCATCCATACAATGCTTCAGGAGCGGGTGGGAACGAAGCCCTGAGTTCTGTCCCACTTCAGTTCATCTTAACAG TGGAGAAGCCAGTAGAGGATTGTGCCTTTGGAATTAGAAGGCCGATATTTATCAGCCCTACCCCAGGCGATGGGGACAGGATCAGTGTGCTGCCCTACGAGGACGTTTCCTTCACAGTGATGGCTGTCAGCACAAGAGAAAG GATGGCGGACTTGCAGGTTCTGGGTCCTTACGGGCTACGCACATTGGGTCCGTGGATGGCAGATGATCTCTGCACTGTCTCTGTGAATATCACCTGGGAGAGCAGGAACCCTGCAAGATCGCACCAGGTTCCTGTATGTTTTGTGGCCAGCACATTGTCCGG GTTACAGTCTGAGCTCAGATGCATTTGGATTGTGCAGA AAGCTGCTGATTACTCACAGGTCACAG GGGTGTTTGTAACTTGCGACGTGAAGCTGTGCCGCAGCTTGAACAGGTCCAGGCTATGCCCTTCAGGGTGCAGGTCCTTCAAAAGCAACGATTCGCCATGGAAGATACTAGAAACAAAGATCCATCGGATCACCGCTGGGCCAATCCAGATCACCAAGGGCCCTTCCAACG gTACCAACTACGCTGCCTTAGTGGTTGGGATAGTGCTGGGCTGCACAGTGGTGTGTATCGTCTTTCTGCTGTTGAAGAAGTCCTTTGTGGGGGTGCCATACAGGAATGTATCCCTAAGAATATGA
- the LOC120404665 gene encoding uncharacterized protein LOC120404665 isoform X5: protein MEGEHWRLEKPVEDCAFGIRRPIFISPTPGDGDRISVLPYEDVSFTVMAVSTRERMADLQVLGPYGLRTLGPWMADDLCTVSVNITWESRNPARSHQVPVCFVASTLSGLQSELRCIWIVQKAADYSQVTGVFVTCDVKLCRSLNRSRLCPSGCRSFKSNDSPWKILETKIHRITAGPIQITKGPSNGTNYAALVVGIVLGCTVVCIVFLLLKKSFVGVPYRNVSLRI from the exons ATGGAAGGAGAACATTGGAGAT TGGAGAAGCCAGTAGAGGATTGTGCCTTTGGAATTAGAAGGCCGATATTTATCAGCCCTACCCCAGGCGATGGGGACAGGATCAGTGTGCTGCCCTACGAGGACGTTTCCTTCACAGTGATGGCTGTCAGCACAAGAGAAAG GATGGCGGACTTGCAGGTTCTGGGTCCTTACGGGCTACGCACATTGGGTCCGTGGATGGCAGATGATCTCTGCACTGTCTCTGTGAATATCACCTGGGAGAGCAGGAACCCTGCAAGATCGCACCAGGTTCCTGTATGTTTTGTGGCCAGCACATTGTCCGG GTTACAGTCTGAGCTCAGATGCATTTGGATTGTGCAGA AAGCTGCTGATTACTCACAGGTCACAG GGGTGTTTGTAACTTGCGACGTGAAGCTGTGCCGCAGCTTGAACAGGTCCAGGCTATGCCCTTCAGGGTGCAGGTCCTTCAAAAGCAACGATTCGCCATGGAAGATACTAGAAACAAAGATCCATCGGATCACCGCTGGGCCAATCCAGATCACCAAGGGCCCTTCCAACG gTACCAACTACGCTGCCTTAGTGGTTGGGATAGTGCTGGGCTGCACAGTGGTGTGTATCGTCTTTCTGCTGTTGAAGAAGTCCTTTGTGGGGGTGCCATACAGGAATGTATCCCTAAGAATATGA
- the LOC120404665 gene encoding uncharacterized protein LOC120404665 isoform X3: MSQDAHQDGEWKENIGDVCITVVEKPVEDCAFGIRRPIFISPTPGDGDRISVLPYEDVSFTVMAVSTRERMADLQVLGPYGLRTLGPWMADDLCTVSVNITWESRNPARSHQVPVCFVASTLSGLQSELRCIWIVQKAADYSQVTGVFVTCDVKLCRSLNRSRLCPSGCRSFKSNDSPWKILETKIHRITAGPIQITKGPSNGTNYAALVVGIVLGCTVVCIVFLLLKKSFVGVPYRNVSLRI; the protein is encoded by the exons ATGAGCCAGGATGCCCATCAGGATGGAGAATGGAAGGAGAACATTGGAGATGTTTGTATTACTGTAG TGGAGAAGCCAGTAGAGGATTGTGCCTTTGGAATTAGAAGGCCGATATTTATCAGCCCTACCCCAGGCGATGGGGACAGGATCAGTGTGCTGCCCTACGAGGACGTTTCCTTCACAGTGATGGCTGTCAGCACAAGAGAAAG GATGGCGGACTTGCAGGTTCTGGGTCCTTACGGGCTACGCACATTGGGTCCGTGGATGGCAGATGATCTCTGCACTGTCTCTGTGAATATCACCTGGGAGAGCAGGAACCCTGCAAGATCGCACCAGGTTCCTGTATGTTTTGTGGCCAGCACATTGTCCGG GTTACAGTCTGAGCTCAGATGCATTTGGATTGTGCAGA AAGCTGCTGATTACTCACAGGTCACAG GGGTGTTTGTAACTTGCGACGTGAAGCTGTGCCGCAGCTTGAACAGGTCCAGGCTATGCCCTTCAGGGTGCAGGTCCTTCAAAAGCAACGATTCGCCATGGAAGATACTAGAAACAAAGATCCATCGGATCACCGCTGGGCCAATCCAGATCACCAAGGGCCCTTCCAACG gTACCAACTACGCTGCCTTAGTGGTTGGGATAGTGCTGGGCTGCACAGTGGTGTGTATCGTCTTTCTGCTGTTGAAGAAGTCCTTTGTGGGGGTGCCATACAGGAATGTATCCCTAAGAATATGA
- the LOC120404665 gene encoding uncharacterized protein LOC120404665 isoform X6, protein MEKPVEDCAFGIRRPIFISPTPGDGDRISVLPYEDVSFTVMAVSTRERMADLQVLGPYGLRTLGPWMADDLCTVSVNITWESRNPARSHQVPVCFVASTLSGLQSELRCIWIVQKAADYSQVTGVFVTCDVKLCRSLNRSRLCPSGCRSFKSNDSPWKILETKIHRITAGPIQITKGPSNGTNYAALVVGIVLGCTVVCIVFLLLKKSFVGVPYRNVSLRI, encoded by the exons A TGGAGAAGCCAGTAGAGGATTGTGCCTTTGGAATTAGAAGGCCGATATTTATCAGCCCTACCCCAGGCGATGGGGACAGGATCAGTGTGCTGCCCTACGAGGACGTTTCCTTCACAGTGATGGCTGTCAGCACAAGAGAAAG GATGGCGGACTTGCAGGTTCTGGGTCCTTACGGGCTACGCACATTGGGTCCGTGGATGGCAGATGATCTCTGCACTGTCTCTGTGAATATCACCTGGGAGAGCAGGAACCCTGCAAGATCGCACCAGGTTCCTGTATGTTTTGTGGCCAGCACATTGTCCGG GTTACAGTCTGAGCTCAGATGCATTTGGATTGTGCAGA AAGCTGCTGATTACTCACAGGTCACAG GGGTGTTTGTAACTTGCGACGTGAAGCTGTGCCGCAGCTTGAACAGGTCCAGGCTATGCCCTTCAGGGTGCAGGTCCTTCAAAAGCAACGATTCGCCATGGAAGATACTAGAAACAAAGATCCATCGGATCACCGCTGGGCCAATCCAGATCACCAAGGGCCCTTCCAACG gTACCAACTACGCTGCCTTAGTGGTTGGGATAGTGCTGGGCTGCACAGTGGTGTGTATCGTCTTTCTGCTGTTGAAGAAGTCCTTTGTGGGGGTGCCATACAGGAATGTATCCCTAAGAATATGA
- the LOC120404665 gene encoding uncharacterized protein LOC120404665 isoform X4, giving the protein MEGEHWRCLYYLEKPVEDCAFGIRRPIFISPTPGDGDRISVLPYEDVSFTVMAVSTRERMADLQVLGPYGLRTLGPWMADDLCTVSVNITWESRNPARSHQVPVCFVASTLSGLQSELRCIWIVQKAADYSQVTGVFVTCDVKLCRSLNRSRLCPSGCRSFKSNDSPWKILETKIHRITAGPIQITKGPSNGTNYAALVVGIVLGCTVVCIVFLLLKKSFVGVPYRNVSLRI; this is encoded by the exons ATGGAAGGAGAACATTGGAGATGTTTGTATTACT TGGAGAAGCCAGTAGAGGATTGTGCCTTTGGAATTAGAAGGCCGATATTTATCAGCCCTACCCCAGGCGATGGGGACAGGATCAGTGTGCTGCCCTACGAGGACGTTTCCTTCACAGTGATGGCTGTCAGCACAAGAGAAAG GATGGCGGACTTGCAGGTTCTGGGTCCTTACGGGCTACGCACATTGGGTCCGTGGATGGCAGATGATCTCTGCACTGTCTCTGTGAATATCACCTGGGAGAGCAGGAACCCTGCAAGATCGCACCAGGTTCCTGTATGTTTTGTGGCCAGCACATTGTCCGG GTTACAGTCTGAGCTCAGATGCATTTGGATTGTGCAGA AAGCTGCTGATTACTCACAGGTCACAG GGGTGTTTGTAACTTGCGACGTGAAGCTGTGCCGCAGCTTGAACAGGTCCAGGCTATGCCCTTCAGGGTGCAGGTCCTTCAAAAGCAACGATTCGCCATGGAAGATACTAGAAACAAAGATCCATCGGATCACCGCTGGGCCAATCCAGATCACCAAGGGCCCTTCCAACG gTACCAACTACGCTGCCTTAGTGGTTGGGATAGTGCTGGGCTGCACAGTGGTGTGTATCGTCTTTCTGCTGTTGAAGAAGTCCTTTGTGGGGGTGCCATACAGGAATGTATCCCTAAGAATATGA